One Pseudomonas entomophila genomic window carries:
- a CDS encoding helix-turn-helix domain-containing protein, producing MSSSLDTGARPQVKCLACSLSRLCLPASLSADEVDKLERIVRRNRPLKKGEYLFKADEPMEHVFALRSGAIKSFLLATDGNERVTGFVLPGEMLGLDAIGARYYRSYAVAMEVSLVCSIRLDQLVELSGLIPGLRYQLLHMLSMGIQGKDEHLRCCHGRAEQRLAIFLLGMSARYHERGLRADVFNLPMSRGDIANYLDLSLETVSRLFSRFTQVGLVQCGGREVRLVDFQGLLKLSQVEEPS from the coding sequence ATGTCAAGCTCACTGGATACCGGGGCAAGGCCCCAGGTGAAGTGCCTTGCGTGTTCGTTGAGTCGGCTTTGCCTGCCCGCCAGTCTCAGTGCCGACGAGGTGGACAAGCTGGAGCGAATCGTGCGCCGCAACCGCCCTTTGAAGAAGGGCGAGTATCTGTTCAAGGCCGATGAGCCCATGGAGCATGTGTTCGCTCTGCGCTCAGGGGCCATCAAGAGTTTCCTGCTCGCTACCGACGGTAACGAGCGGGTCACCGGTTTCGTTCTGCCAGGGGAGATGCTGGGGCTGGACGCCATCGGTGCAAGGTATTACCGGAGCTATGCCGTGGCGATGGAGGTTTCGCTGGTGTGCTCCATCAGGTTGGATCAGCTCGTCGAGCTGTCTGGGCTGATCCCCGGTTTGCGCTACCAACTGTTGCATATGCTGAGCATGGGAATCCAAGGCAAGGACGAACACTTGCGTTGCTGCCACGGTCGAGCCGAGCAGCGGCTTGCGATCTTCCTGCTCGGCATGTCGGCGCGTTATCACGAACGCGGCCTGCGCGCAGACGTCTTCAACCTGCCGATGTCCCGTGGCGATATCGCCAACTACCTGGACCTTTCCCTGGAAACCGTCAGCCGGCTGTTCAGCCGCTTCACCCAGGTAGGGTTGGTGCAGTGCGGCGGGCGGGAAGTCCGGTTAGTCGACTTTCAAGGCCTATTGAAACTCAGCCAGGTGGAGGAACCCAGTTGA
- a CDS encoding DUF6691 family protein, which yields MKRISGFIAGVLFGMGLLLSGMTNPAKVLGFLDLAGQWDPSLALVMAGAIGAALLPMTWARRRTSALLGGTMQLPARRDIDRRLVGGSLVFGVGWGLAGVCPGPALVLLVGGYWQAWLFVAAMLAGMGLFNALEAIRSSSQGGR from the coding sequence ATGAAACGGATCAGCGGTTTCATCGCGGGGGTGTTGTTCGGTATGGGGTTATTGCTGTCCGGGATGACAAACCCCGCCAAGGTGCTGGGTTTTCTCGACCTTGCCGGGCAATGGGACCCATCGCTGGCACTGGTCATGGCAGGTGCCATAGGTGCCGCGCTGTTGCCTATGACCTGGGCGCGACGACGTACCTCGGCCTTGCTGGGGGGAACGATGCAGCTGCCTGCCAGGCGCGATATCGACCGTCGACTCGTCGGCGGGAGCCTGGTCTTCGGCGTCGGCTGGGGACTTGCCGGCGTGTGTCCGGGCCCGGCGCTGGTGTTGCTCGTTGGCGGGTACTGGCAAGCCTGGCTATTTGTGGCCGCGATGCTTGCCGGTATGGGGTTGTTCAATGCCTTGGAAGCGATTCGCAGCAGTTCTCAGGGCGGCAGGTGA
- a CDS encoding ribose-phosphate diphosphokinase: protein MNDTPPILFALQGSQAYGNAVAQCLGWKLSAHEERDYEDGEHKCWPGESVDARSVIVFHSLFGDAHHSAHDKLCRLLFFCAALKDAGANQVTAVTPYLCYGRKDRKVEFQDATITRYVARLMESCGVDRIVALDVHNPSAFDNAYRIPSWNLQCTQLFAQRLAPLLGEQSVTVVSPDIGGIKRAEQFRLVLADLLGRPVSVAMMEKHRQQAGLSGDHLVGNVAGRTVIVFDDLISTGQTLLHAAQACRQAGASRMLAAATHGLFTTGGELFDSGAFERVLVADSIAPFRLPVRCMAQLEIVDTSTLVADLLANRR, encoded by the coding sequence ATGAATGACACACCGCCGATACTGTTCGCCTTGCAAGGCAGCCAGGCCTATGGAAATGCCGTCGCGCAATGCCTGGGCTGGAAACTGTCGGCACATGAAGAGCGCGACTACGAGGACGGCGAGCACAAATGCTGGCCTGGCGAATCGGTCGACGCTCGATCGGTCATCGTCTTTCACTCGCTCTTCGGTGACGCGCACCACAGCGCTCACGACAAGCTGTGCCGCTTGTTGTTCTTCTGTGCTGCGCTCAAGGACGCCGGCGCCAACCAGGTGACAGCAGTCACGCCTTACCTGTGTTATGGCCGCAAGGACCGCAAGGTGGAGTTTCAGGACGCTACCATCACCCGGTATGTAGCGCGGCTGATGGAAAGCTGCGGCGTCGACCGCATAGTGGCGCTGGACGTGCACAACCCCAGCGCTTTTGACAACGCCTACCGGATCCCGAGTTGGAATCTGCAATGCACCCAATTGTTCGCCCAACGCCTGGCCCCGTTGCTCGGCGAGCAGTCGGTCACGGTCGTCTCGCCGGATATCGGAGGCATCAAGCGCGCCGAGCAGTTTCGCCTGGTCCTGGCGGACTTGCTGGGGCGCCCGGTATCGGTGGCCATGATGGAAAAGCACCGCCAGCAGGCAGGCCTGAGCGGCGACCATCTGGTCGGTAACGTGGCAGGCCGCACCGTCATCGTGTTCGATGACCTGATCAGCACGGGGCAGACGCTGCTACATGCGGCCCAAGCCTGCCGGCAGGCGGGAGCCAGCCGCATGCTGGCCGCTGCTACCCACGGCCTGTTCACCACCGGTGGCGAGCTGTTCGACAGCGGTGCGTTCGAACGGGTACTGGTGGCCGACAGCATCGCGCCTTTTCGCCTGCCCGTGCGCTGCATGGCGCAGCTGGAGATTGTCGATACCAGCACCTTGGTCGCCGATTTGCTTGCAAACCGGCGGTGA
- a CDS encoding GNAT family N-acetyltransferase — protein sequence MAPTEPSRQYAAPSFPKPEGEHWIEALDNGTHVLIRPLQAKDRERERAFIERLSPQSRHFRFLCQIKEPGEAMLDQLMAVDQDRQAAYVALAHVDGELQEVGISRYAAIAGKDECECAVTVLDSWQHHGLGRLLLKHLTDHARAKGLRQMYSIDSAANQAMHGLAKAAGFTTSTDPDDPTQVIHRYNLT from the coding sequence ATGGCACCTACAGAACCGTCCCGTCAATACGCCGCCCCCTCGTTTCCCAAGCCTGAGGGCGAGCATTGGATCGAAGCGCTCGACAATGGCACCCATGTACTGATCAGGCCGCTGCAAGCCAAGGACCGGGAGCGGGAAAGGGCCTTCATCGAACGGCTGTCACCGCAATCGCGGCATTTTCGTTTCCTGTGCCAGATCAAGGAGCCTGGCGAGGCGATGCTCGACCAGTTGATGGCGGTCGACCAGGACCGACAAGCCGCTTACGTCGCCCTCGCCCATGTGGACGGCGAGCTGCAAGAAGTGGGCATTTCCCGTTACGCCGCCATTGCCGGCAAGGATGAATGCGAATGCGCCGTGACGGTGCTCGACAGCTGGCAGCACCATGGGCTGGGTCGCCTGTTGCTCAAGCACCTGACCGATCATGCCAGGGCCAAAGGCCTGCGGCAGATGTACTCGATCGACTCAGCCGCCAACCAGGCAATGCACGGCCTGGCCAAGGCAGCAGGATTCACCACCAGCACCGACCCGGATGACCCGACGCAAGTCATCCATCGCTACAACCTGACCTGA
- a CDS encoding phosphoribosyltransferase family protein has protein sequence MNRPAPSCVRLYDEQDLDSVLHTMAHQALAFMPAQPVVLVGIQRRGEPLARRLQLHLQQLTGAAPFPLYPVKVKRYADDLSILHAHPQLVENPELAALNLADTTLLVVDDVLYEGHSLLRTCAYLAQLGARRVLSAVLVDRHACQQPVHAHIVGIHLQVAEQDIVECHVPPFEAVFCVEVIHHGRAVIPPESTR, from the coding sequence GTGAACCGCCCCGCTCCCTCATGCGTTCGCCTGTATGACGAACAAGATCTCGATAGCGTGCTGCATACCATGGCGCATCAGGCCCTGGCGTTCATGCCCGCACAGCCCGTGGTACTGGTGGGGATTCAACGCCGAGGAGAGCCTTTGGCGCGTCGCCTGCAACTGCACTTGCAGCAACTGACCGGGGCCGCGCCATTTCCGCTCTACCCGGTCAAGGTCAAGCGTTACGCCGACGACCTCAGCATCCTGCATGCCCATCCGCAGCTCGTCGAGAACCCTGAGTTGGCCGCCCTGAATCTGGCCGACACCACGTTGCTGGTGGTCGATGATGTGCTGTACGAAGGGCACTCCCTGCTGCGCACCTGCGCTTACCTGGCTCAGCTAGGCGCGCGTCGGGTACTCAGCGCGGTGCTCGTTGACCGCCACGCCTGTCAGCAACCCGTGCATGCGCATATCGTGGGTATCCACCTGCAGGTCGCCGAGCAGGATATCGTGGAATGCCATGTGCCGCCTTTCGAAGCGGTTTTCTGCGTGGAAGTGATTCACCACGGTCGCGCCGTGATACCGCCTGAATCGACTCGATGA
- a CDS encoding universal stress protein, whose product MINIKAIKPHCVTLGLNRWAFIEAAIAVEAIMNADSRLLLICHPDLHPSPALTRAQALASTTGATLHLVVLSQLPSRLATLDQVLRSNARKQDAEHRKAWLADQVKALGELGITAYAETLDDEDPLKDLIRLAQLHRVEMVIKDIKHETALSRALLTPLDWQLLRRCPIPLHLVAQAETGLPARILVAVDLVEHDPVIDKLNGHILQAAQALAQRCKAQLHLLQAYEPSASFVAYAAAPVAWTDKLVEEMSGRARERMATFGGHYGIKPDHLHLVRGAARNVVSEYANQHGFNVVVMGTLYHGGVSKVVGSTTEQTLYKVHSSILAIHG is encoded by the coding sequence TTGATAAATATCAAGGCCATCAAGCCCCACTGCGTCACCCTTGGCCTGAACCGGTGGGCCTTCATCGAGGCTGCCATTGCCGTGGAGGCCATCATGAACGCTGACTCGCGACTGCTACTGATCTGCCATCCAGACCTGCACCCCTCGCCTGCGTTGACGCGTGCTCAGGCGCTGGCCAGCACGACAGGCGCCACCTTGCACCTGGTGGTGCTCAGCCAACTGCCCTCACGCCTGGCCACACTGGACCAGGTGCTGCGCAGCAATGCCCGCAAGCAGGACGCCGAGCACCGCAAGGCTTGGCTCGCCGACCAGGTGAAGGCGCTGGGCGAACTGGGCATTACCGCCTATGCCGAGACACTGGACGATGAAGACCCTCTCAAGGACTTGATCCGGTTGGCCCAACTGCACCGGGTAGAGATGGTGATCAAGGATATCAAGCACGAAACCGCCTTGAGCCGTGCCTTGCTTACACCCTTGGACTGGCAATTGCTGCGCCGTTGCCCGATACCGCTGCACCTGGTGGCCCAGGCTGAAACCGGGCTGCCAGCGCGCATACTCGTCGCCGTCGATCTGGTCGAGCACGACCCTGTGATCGACAAGCTCAACGGCCACATTCTGCAAGCGGCACAGGCACTGGCACAACGATGCAAGGCGCAACTGCATCTGCTGCAGGCCTATGAACCCAGCGCCAGCTTCGTTGCCTATGCCGCCGCCCCCGTGGCCTGGACTGACAAGCTGGTCGAGGAAATGTCCGGTCGCGCGCGCGAGCGCATGGCGACGTTCGGCGGCCACTACGGCATCAAGCCAGATCACCTGCACCTGGTGCGAGGCGCTGCCCGTAACGTGGTCAGCGAATACGCGAACCAGCATGGCTTCAATGTAGTGGTGATGGGCACGCTCTACCACGGGGGCGTGAGCAAGGTCGTCGGAAGTACGACCGAGCAAACCCTGTACAAGGTTCACTCCAGCATTCTGGCCATCCACGGTTGA
- a CDS encoding Hsp20/alpha crystallin family protein has translation MSEAAKKVPVTPAATEATKVSPASTKPSDLWRPFQQLRRQIDSLFDDFGRRPLRMPFSHTPFDVEPFWRPELFSHGLPAMDISELADEFRISAELPGVDDKDIEIKLINGNVVIRGEKQEEVDEKRKEYHLSERHYGSFERVFQLPREVDAEKISAQFAKGVLLVHLPKRAEAIHPEKVIPIKSSR, from the coding sequence ATGTCCGAAGCAGCCAAGAAAGTACCTGTCACCCCCGCAGCCACCGAGGCCACCAAGGTGTCGCCAGCAAGCACCAAGCCGTCGGACCTGTGGCGACCGTTCCAGCAGTTGCGGCGTCAGATCGACAGCCTGTTCGACGATTTTGGGCGCCGGCCATTGCGCATGCCGTTCAGCCACACCCCGTTCGATGTCGAGCCATTCTGGCGGCCTGAGCTGTTCAGCCATGGCTTACCGGCAATGGATATCAGCGAACTGGCCGACGAATTTCGCATCAGCGCCGAACTGCCAGGTGTGGACGACAAGGATATCGAGATCAAGCTGATCAATGGCAACGTGGTGATTCGCGGCGAGAAGCAGGAAGAGGTTGACGAAAAGCGAAAAGAATACCACCTGTCGGAGCGGCACTATGGCAGCTTCGAGCGGGTCTTCCAGCTACCCCGTGAAGTCGACGCTGAAAAGATCAGTGCCCAGTTTGCCAAGGGTGTGCTGCTGGTGCACCTGCCCAAGCGCGCCGAGGCGATTCACCCTGAAAAAGTGATTCCTATCAAAAGCAGCAGGTGA
- a CDS encoding alanine-zipper protein: MQRYLLAGLSSLLLAAASGCTPWHAEQYDARLESAENNAATARLRADQVCYRIDLVEQTANEALRRATQAQEQVQRLLQQAKRK; the protein is encoded by the coding sequence ATGCAACGCTATCTGCTTGCCGGATTGTCCAGCCTGCTGCTGGCAGCGGCTTCGGGCTGTACCCCTTGGCACGCTGAGCAATATGACGCGCGCCTGGAGTCGGCTGAAAACAATGCGGCTACCGCTCGATTGCGGGCCGACCAGGTGTGCTACCGCATCGACCTGGTCGAGCAGACCGCGAACGAGGCGCTGCGCAGAGCGACTCAGGCCCAGGAACAGGTCCAACGGTTGCTCCAGCAGGCCAAACGCAAGTAA
- a CDS encoding YeeE/YedE family protein: MLVDIAVFTPWSALAGGALIGLAAGLFAVANGRIAGISGLLGSLLQSGGEGRDEKVCFLLGLTAAPLLWQVFLAMPLVHFSTAPWALMVAGLLVGLGTRYGGGCTSGHGVCGLSRLSPRSALATLCFMAAGFVTVFVVRHLLAGA; encoded by the coding sequence ATGCTCGTTGATATCGCTGTCTTCACGCCGTGGTCGGCATTGGCAGGCGGGGCACTGATCGGTTTGGCCGCCGGGCTGTTCGCCGTGGCGAACGGGCGCATCGCGGGTATCAGCGGTTTGCTCGGCTCGCTGCTGCAAAGTGGTGGAGAAGGGCGCGACGAAAAAGTGTGCTTTTTGCTGGGACTTACTGCCGCGCCACTTTTATGGCAAGTGTTCCTGGCGATGCCCCTGGTTCACTTCAGTACGGCGCCCTGGGCGCTGATGGTTGCGGGGCTGCTGGTAGGCCTGGGTACCCGTTATGGCGGTGGCTGCACCAGTGGCCATGGTGTGTGTGGCCTGTCACGCCTGTCGCCCCGTTCTGCGCTGGCGACGCTGTGCTTCATGGCGGCCGGTTTTGTCACGGTCTTCGTGGTTCGGCACCTTCTGGCGGGCGCGTGA